The DNA sequence CTCTTTCCCTTCTCCTACTTTACACGCTTTCtctatcatcatcattatcatcttAATGGAGAAAGTCCACCAGTTAGCCGCCCCCAAAAAGTCAACGGTTTTGAGAATTTCTGAGAACCACTCTCTCGCCGATGGATTCAGATTTCATTTGGGTCTCCGTTATGTGCCCCTGATGTCGTCTTCCTCGGTTCCGACCAGCAGAGCTGTTAATAAAGAGTAACCAACCTGGTCTATTCTGGTCTGGTCTGGTCTGGGTCCGGTCTCGTCTCGTTTGACAGATTAACCAAACTGAAGATTTCACAGCCATGTGGCTCTTGCGGTCCCAGATTCATTCACCCCTATACCGCAGCAGCTGCCACAGCCACAGCCTCTGCGACAGCGGCAGCTACAGCAGCCGTCTCTTGGTCTTGCTCCTGCTACTGCTCTCTTGTTTTGTCTCTTCTCACCAGGCCTGCCACCACCTGGATCGGGCCTCTCTGTTATCCTTCTCCCGGGACATTTCTTCCCCTCCGTCCGCTCCTCTCAACTGGTCTTCCTTTGACTGCTGCCTCTGGGAAGGGATTACTTGTTACGACGGCCGGGTCACCCATCTACGCCTGCCTTTAAGGGGCCTCAGCGGGGGCGTCTCTCCCTCTCTTGCTAATCTCACCCTTCTCTCCCACCTCAATCTCTCCCGTAATTCGTTCTCTGGTTCTGTTCCCCTAGAATTATTTTCGTCCTTGGAGATTCTTGATGTGAGCTTCAACCGTCTCTCAGGAGAATTACCACTGTCTCTGTCTCAGTCGCCTAACAACTCCGGAGTCTCGCTCCAGACAATAGATTTATCAAGTAATCACTTTTATGGGGTAATCCAATCTTCGTTTCTCCAGCTGGCTAGGAATTTGACCAATTTCAATGTCAGCAACAACACCTTCACAGACTCTATTCCATCTGACATCTGCAGAAATTCTCCCCTCGTTAGGCTCATGGATTTCTCCTACAACAAATTCAGCGGCCAGGTTCCCCTGGGGCTGGGGGACTGTTCCAAACTGGAGGTTCTCCGAGCAGGCTTTAACTCTCTCTCAGGATTGATCCCCGAAGATATTTACAGCGCAGCAGCTTTGCGGGAAATTTCATTGCCAGTCAACAGCCTCTCAGGGCCCATCTCCGATGCCATCGTCAACCTCAGCAACCTAACTGTCCTTGAGCTCTACTCTAACCAGTTGATTGGCAATCTTCCTAACGATATGGGGAAGCTCTTCTACTTGAAACGGCTGCTCCTTCACATCAACAAACTGACTGGTCCTCTGCCTGCATCTCTGATGGATTGCACCAAGCTAACAACACTGAATTTGAGGGTCAACTTGTTTGAAGGAGATATCTCCCTGATTAAATTTTCCACCCTCCAAGAACTGAGCACACTTGACCTCGGCGATAATAATTTCACTGGCAACCTTCCTGTAAGTCTCTACTCGTGCAAGTCACTGACCGCTGTCCGACTGGCCAACAACCGGCTAGAGGGACAGATCTTGCCTGACATACTTGCTCTGCAATCTCTGTCCTTCCTTTCAATCTCCAAAAACAATCTAACCAACATCACTGGGGCAATCAGGATGCTGATGGGTTGCAGAAATCTCAGCACTGTCATTCTTACACAGAACTTTTTTAATGAGCGATTGCCAGATGATGATAGTATTTTAGATTCAAACGGGTTCCAAAGGCTCCAGGTTCTGGGTCTTGGGGGTTGCCGATTCACTGGTCAGGTGCCTACCTGGCTAGCTAAGCTTAGCAAGCTAGAGGTCCTGGACCTGTCTCTTAATCAAATCACAGGCTCAATCCCTGGTTGGTTGGGGACTCTGCCCAGCCTTTTCTATATAGACCTGTCCAGCAACCTTATTTCAGGGGAATTTCCCAAGGAAATTATACGATTGCCAAGGCTGACGTCGGAAGAGGCGGCCACTGAAGTAGACCAGAGTTACCTAGAGTTGCCTGTATTTGTCATGCCCAACAATGCCACTAATCTGCAGTACAATCAGCTCTCCAACCTTCCACCAGCTATATATCTGAGAAACAACAGCCTCAGTGGCAATATCCCTACTGAGATCGGTCAGTTGAAGTTTATTCATATTCTGGATCTCAGCTATAACAATTTCTCTGGCAGCATTCCAGACCAGATATCTAACCTCACTAACTTGGAAAAATTGGACCTCTCGGGAAACCATCTCTCTGGCGAAATCCCAGGGTCGTTGAGAAGCCTCCATTTCTTATCTTCCTTCAATGTTGCAAACAACAGTCTTGAAGGAGCAATACCATCAGGAGGTCAGTTTGATACTTTTCCTAACTCTAGCTTTGAAGGTAATCCAGGGTTGTGCGGTCCACCTCTGCAGCGGTCATGCTCCAGTCAACCAGGAACCACCCATTCCTCTACACTTGGTAAAAGTCTAAACAAGAAACTCATTGTTGGACTCATAGTAGGGATTTGTTTTGTCACTGGGTTAATTCTTGCCTTGCTGACATTATGGATATGCAAGAGGAGAATCCTTCCAAGAGGGGAATCTGAGAAGAGTAATCTGGACACAATTTCCTGCACCTCCAATACAGATTTTCATTCTGAGGTTGACAAGGATACCAGCATGGTCATAGTGTTCCCAAGCAATACTAATGGAATTAAGGATCTCACGATATCTGAGATCTTTAAGGCCACGGACAATTTCAATCAAGAAAACATCATTGGATGCGGGGGCTTTGGTTTGGTTTATAAAGCTATTTTAGAAAATGGGACCAAGCTTGCAATTAAGAAACTTTCAGGAGATCTGGGCTTGATAGAAAGGGAATTCAAAGCAGAGGTTGAAGCTCTGTCCACAGCCCAACACAAGAACCTAGTGTCCCTCCAAGGTTACTGTGTGCATGACGGCATTCGGCTACTGATATATTCCTACATGGAGAATGGAAGTCTGGATTACTGGTTACATGAGAAGACTGATGGTTCACCTCAACTTGATTGGCGGACTCGACTGAAAATAGCACAGGGAGCAAGCTGTGGGCTGGCTTACATGCACCAAATCTGCGAGCCACACATTGTGCATCGTGACATCAAGTCGAGCAACATCCTTCTCAATGACAAGTTTGAAGCACATGTAGCAGATTTTGGATTGTCCAGATTGATTCTCCCTTATCACACTCATGTTACAACAGAGCTAGTAGGTACTCTGGGTTACATACCTCCAGAGTACGGGCAAGCATGGGTGGCTACTTTGAGAGGAGATGTGTACAGTTTTGGGGTTGTCATGCTTGAGCTGCTCACTGGGAAGAGGCCTGTGGAGGTATTCAAGCCAAAAATGTCAAGAGAGTTGGTTGGGTGGGTGCAGCAAATGAGGTCTGAGGGAAAACAAGACCAAGTCTTTGATCCTCTTCTCAGAGGCAAGGGCTTTGAAGAAGAGATGCTGCAGGTGCTTGATGTGGCCTGCATGTGCGTCAGCCAGAATCCTTTCAAGAGACCCACAATCAAGGAAGTTGTTAATTGGCTCGAAAATGTAGGGAACAACCCACAGGCACCCAAGTAAGGGCATAGCAATCCAGTAGCTACTGGGACTACCCTTCCATACATCATAAGAACAAATAGGCATAACTAGAAAGGTCAAAAGAATAACTGGGTTCATTACTATTTCAGTTTTTCAGTCCAGTTCACCTGTTATAACTAGTTGACTGTGCagaatgttttttattttattttatttgctgagctttatccttttttaagtaattataCTGTATAGTGATAAGCTTCtaaagagaaataataataatagtgatgaACTAAACCACTATAAGTCTCGTCAagttagaaagagaaaaaaaaaatagtgaaggAAACTATTGTTGTCTCTTCTCATACACCCAGGCTCTAGCCCATGGCCAAGCTTTTGTTGGGCCCCATCTGGTTGGGCCTCAGGCCTTGTACATTGCTCCGGCCAGCTCCAAGTACTGGCTGGAGCGTGGACCTTAGAACTAGAGCTTCAACAGAGTTTCTCAGTTCCTCTGGCAAAGATGGAAGATTAGCTACACTATGGGACCTTGGTTTTTGTCATAAGCACAAAATTTACCCCCAAATTTTGTGTTGCACAGTGTTTAAAGTCCTCTAAGATCGCATTTTCTAATCTCACGAGATGTCTAATGTAAGAGTATATAAGACACATAACTTACAACGAAAAACCATTATCTTGTATTAATTTCAAGTAATTACAAGAAATGGTCAATGCCTTCTTTGAAGAAGACTCCCGTATCTTTCCTTGGTGAGCTATAGAGAAGGTCAGAAGATACAATATATGTTGGCACCAAGCCCTACTCACACTTTAAGGACAAGGCTACTAATCCCACATACATCTAGGTAGTGGTTCTTCTCGCCGCTTCAATCATTATCCTCTATCCAGCGGTTGCATTGCATACCTCTCCTTATGACACTTGTCATAGCAATTGCATCACTTGCTTTGCTCATGCCACATGTACCACGCTTTACAACTCACTCTCTATTCATGCCCTCTTTTATAGGTCTTGTTGCACCATTGCATGCCACTTGTCCCATCCTCACAAGGATTTGCTTGGCTTATGTTATGTGTTTAGCAAGTGTTTCAACGTATCATGTGTTCCAGTCAAATGCTTTATAGCATACCATGTTAAGTGTCATTGTTAGCTCCTTGACATAGAGTATGTGTCACCAAAGCCTCATGGGATAGCACTTTGACCCCATGAGCGACCTATGACAATGGCAAAGTGGTATAAGGGCACAGTGCCTTGTGTGCGAAGATGAAGAGTTATGGGCATAATGTCACGACTCATTGCTATACCAAGAGAGAGTTTGGCCAAGGCATGGTGCCAGTACAATAACAAGAAGACAAATGTAAAAGCATATTGCCTCGACATGAATGTGATTTAGATGTGCAGGCCAAGAGAGGGCTTGGCATGAACATAACCCACATAGAGATGCATGTAGCAAATTGTCTTGAAACGTCTAGGCATTAAGGCAAGCCCCAAGAAAGACGAGTTACACCATGAAACAGAGACTTGAAAGGTTGGTATATGGATGAAGGCAAGAGGCAACAATATGAGGAGTTTCAAATGAATGAGGAATGGCTCTAAGATATTTGAAAGCTCAAAGTTGGATTCAAAGTGGGATTGCAATTCGAGTTTGAGTAAGAgttgatatttttattgtaattgtAATTTGAGTAGGACTAGGATTGCTCATTCCTAGTCCAAATAGAAGTTATTGGTGTCACAACCTATGAATAAAAGTTTTAGTAGGACCAAGACTGTGTACTCCTAGTCCTAAGGGGCATGAGAAAAAACATGAACTCACTAAAGTGAGTCTTGCTAAATGAGGTCTtgtattattattgtaattgtAGTATGAGTAGTACTAGGATTGCTAGTCCTTAGTCCAAATAGGAGTGACTGGTGTCATAGCTTATGAATATATAAGagtttaattatgattaaaattttgtGCTCTAAGTTAATTAATAGGGAATGGGTGGTGTCACGTCATTTATAAAAGGAGGACTAGAGAGCCTTTTAGGGGCATGAGAAAAAGCATGATCTCACTATAGTTATTGTAGGAGTCTTGTTAAACGATGtcttatattattattcaaggaggaaataaaatacaaagttaGGGCTTGAGCCCCATAATTTTGTGTCTAATGGGTTGTTCTTTTATTGCCATCTCGTGTAGTTAGAGTAGGCTAGCTTAGATGACTTCTAAGTGTCGCATAGACGCAAAAAAATTGTGTGGGAATTTCATGCTTGTGACACATATTCTTAATGTGACAAGAGTCTTTACTCAAACCTGGCCTAGTGCTAAGGTGTTACACCCTCATGCCTCTAAGCCTCATGCTTTTAGTGTCCCATAATCCTTAGTCTTTCACCAATGTCAATGGCTATATTATGTTGTGTTCATGTCATGTGCCAACAATCGTGCAAGGTGCAGATAATTTTGCTCTCCCTTAGTTCTTCCCCAATTCCAAGATCTACCAAAGTTTAGAACATGGAGGAGAGTGAATTTCTTCAATACAAACTAAcaatcttcttcttttgttcttCAAAAGACGGCGAACTGTTTCAAAATTTCCTACCTTTGATAGCCTCAATTGCTGCAGCTGTTCTTCCCTAAAGAAGGTTGTAGTTAGTTTCCTTCCTTCAAAGATCAAATAATCCTCCGGGAACTCACCAGTGTTTGCTATAagagaaattatattaatgatttttctgACCCCCAAACTTGTTAGGATGAAGacaatatatcataatttttagtTATGAAAGAACAGTTCAAACATCCCTCAGTCCTGTGCTTTCCCCTTTCCACTACTGGATGGTTTTAAAACGTCAAAGAGAATCCAAAGGAAGGAttctctttatttcatttttactcCACTAGCTTTAGTGTCACCATACTCTCATATACGATAATCATTAGCAGCAGGACCTTTCAATCTGTAAGACATGATAAGACATCAGTCAATCTGATTGTTAATTTATATGAGCTGAATACGAGCACAAACATTCCACTTAGAGAATCTTACATTGTTGTCCACGAATGCCATTTGTGAATGCTCAACTCCTCTCCCTGGAGGAAGTGTCAAAGTATGGTGGGTCTGGGCCATCATAAACTTCCCCCCACGTCACCAACACCACAACCCCACACACAACAACTAGCAACCAACAAGAAGGGGTGCAACAAACTAAACATAACACCCCGCTCCCACTCTAAGCAATATTGGTATGTGCCGTTAATGGGTTCACTGCAGGACAACAGTTCAAGTCTACATACCTATAATGatcaataaacaaaaaataataatggagtAAAATGACATTGactatataaaatttatgcTCAAAACTCTCTTTCCTTCCAACTTCTTAGCCTTCAGAATCACCAGAAAACATTTTCCTATTGAGATCATATACACGATGTTTGACATGCTGCCACCATACATCTAGTCGTATTCGCTACCAAAACATGAAGTCTGATCATGTATTCACATCTTATGTTTGACCTGATATGGTGGCTGTATTGCATTAACCAAGTTGGAATATGTTCCATTTTCTGACTTAAAGAATTTTGAGAATGCATCTTAAAGTTGAGAGGAATATATGACAGCACATACGAGAACACCCCCTtcttatttatcataatatCTAGGGTTGTCCTGTTGACTTGCCAGTTAGGCCATATTATTTATTGTGAAGATGGGTTTGAATATCAATCATGCTTGGCTAGATGTGAATGAAGCAAGGCAAATATTCCACTATCCTGCTATTCAAAATTGAGTGATTCTCATGTTGTGGGATTGGTATCATAATTTAGTGAAACCATATAATTTATAGCAAGTGAACACTGCCACAGCACAACTGGGTATTACAATAATATTAGTCAAGAGTATTccctccatatatatattttggggCTAAGACATTTCTTCAGTACCCTAGattgaggggaaaaaaacacaaaagaaacaagtgTAAATACGTAGCCTTATACAAGGGATATAGTCAACCATTGATCAGTGACATGAGCCAACAGTCAAGGTATGTTCCAGGTTACAAAGATTTAATTTCCCCGTCCATGTACCCACAGGCGGTTCACTGAACAGCAGAGTGCAGCCAAAACAGCTCCTGTGCCCATAAACCTAATGGACTATAGCCAGTTAGGTAAAAAAGACAAGCGACACATTCGGAAGCGTAATGCATAGAGAGGCCACACCATTGCCCACTGAACCAAATAGGACAAGCCCGATAGAAATGTGGGACAAGAggttcaaaaaggaaaaaaaaaaacagagagatcAGATATATATAGAGGGAGAGGGAAAGGTGGGGGGAGGAGTAGTAGGGTGTTGATTCTTGAAGTTGTGTTGCCTAGTCATCGCCCTGAATATACCAGCACAAGAGCATAGTGGCACAGCGACGAAGGATGTAAATCTTGGCTCGTTGTTCCTTCACCAAGGAAGCGCACTTCCTTGTGAAGCCATGGCCCTTTGTCTTTGTAGGGCCCTTCACACCACACCTTCTATGATGATGCTGGAACTCAACCATGGTGAATAatgaataggaaaaataaatgaaaagaagaaaagagggggaaaaaatagaaaagactCACAGCGCAGCTGAGAGCTTTACACCGTGTGGGGTACAGGGCTGATGCATTTATACACGTCCAAGCCAAGTAAAGTTGACCAGCTTTTGAAAGGGGGAGTGAACATGGTCAGTTTCGAAAACCGGGGGATTTGCATGGAAAGACACGCAGCCTCAGCACAGTTTTCTAATAAGAGGGGCGAACGTGGCCATGGATTTTTAGGCATTATAATAAGTAAAGAGACAAGAGCTGATGGTTTCTGGTTTATTTTGGGTGTGGGAAGATTAGAAAAGTGGCAAAGGAAGCATGAGAAGAGGAGGAGTGCTTAATCAAGACGAGGCAAAGAGGAAATCCGAAGGAACATTGCCCCGGCAACCTGATCTCGATTCTGAGGTCGGGGGGAGGTTTGTTTGGTTGGCTACCGCGGTGGCTCTCACTCCCAGGTCTCGTCCGCTCTCCCACAAGTTCCCCCCTCATCTTTCAATGAAAGTTCCTTCCTTTGCCTTCAACTTCAAGTCATTGAAATTTCGGTATAATAATGGTACGGAGTAGGAGCATGCATGTGTAGGGTTGGAACTTGGATTGAATTGAAGTGGTTGGATCTCGAGTATTAAAATCTAATTGATTTGGATGCATGAGAATCGAATTTGATCGATCAAATATAAAGGGATTCTACTGGTTTGATTGATTTAGCTCATGACTGCATTGAGAATCCAATATTCTTCATCAGTAACCGATTCAATTCAACCGGTCTAACTCAATTTAATTGGATTTAGTTAGAAACCAATTACTTTTTGTCGTTTTTAAATTTGAGcaaacaaaaacattaaaacattattataacttaaaaactTAGGCCTTATTTACATTATTCTACTAAAGCCCAAACGAGTAACAACTAAGTTTCGAAGTTATAATAATTGGAAATTAgattaaattacaataatatatatgttattaGTTCAaacttatgaaaaattatagaaattaatattataaaatctaaTCATCCGCTGGAGACACCTAGCTGACAactattaatcaaataataatgaaGTGAAGGAATTTACACTACAATCAATCATAACCTAATTTTTCAGAGTCTTGAATCTAAATTACGTATACCTAATTTTTCGTCATTAgattaatcaaataaagcaATGTCCAATAATTATAACAAGTAAGTTACTATTTTGGCGCGATATAACATGCATACAAGGTACCTTCTCTgtcatttccctttttttcttttttttttttgctctttctattctattttctttgccTTTGGGAGTCAAGGGAACCGAATTTCAGAATTTGTATAAGAAAGTTTTAACACCTTTCACCCC is a window from the Vitis riparia cultivar Riparia Gloire de Montpellier isolate 1030 chromosome 9, EGFV_Vit.rip_1.0, whole genome shotgun sequence genome containing:
- the LOC117922484 gene encoding tyrosine-sulfated glycopeptide receptor 1, which gives rise to MWLLRSQIHSPLYRSSCHSHSLCDSGSYSSRLLVLLLLLLSCFVSSHQACHHLDRASLLSFSRDISSPPSAPLNWSSFDCCLWEGITCYDGRVTHLRLPLRGLSGGVSPSLANLTLLSHLNLSRNSFSGSVPLELFSSLEILDVSFNRLSGELPLSLSQSPNNSGVSLQTIDLSSNHFYGVIQSSFLQLARNLTNFNVSNNTFTDSIPSDICRNSPLVRLMDFSYNKFSGQVPLGLGDCSKLEVLRAGFNSLSGLIPEDIYSAAALREISLPVNSLSGPISDAIVNLSNLTVLELYSNQLIGNLPNDMGKLFYLKRLLLHINKLTGPLPASLMDCTKLTTLNLRVNLFEGDISLIKFSTLQELSTLDLGDNNFTGNLPVSLYSCKSLTAVRLANNRLEGQILPDILALQSLSFLSISKNNLTNITGAIRMLMGCRNLSTVILTQNFFNERLPDDDSILDSNGFQRLQVLGLGGCRFTGQVPTWLAKLSKLEVLDLSLNQITGSIPGWLGTLPSLFYIDLSSNLISGEFPKEIIRLPRLTSEEAATEVDQSYLELPVFVMPNNATNLQYNQLSNLPPAIYLRNNSLSGNIPTEIGQLKFIHILDLSYNNFSGSIPDQISNLTNLEKLDLSGNHLSGEIPGSLRSLHFLSSFNVANNSLEGAIPSGGQFDTFPNSSFEGNPGLCGPPLQRSCSSQPGTTHSSTLGKSLNKKLIVGLIVGICFVTGLILALLTLWICKRRILPRGESEKSNLDTISCTSNTDFHSEVDKDTSMVIVFPSNTNGIKDLTISEIFKATDNFNQENIIGCGGFGLVYKAILENGTKLAIKKLSGDLGLIEREFKAEVEALSTAQHKNLVSLQGYCVHDGIRLLIYSYMENGSLDYWLHEKTDGSPQLDWRTRLKIAQGASCGLAYMHQICEPHIVHRDIKSSNILLNDKFEAHVADFGLSRLILPYHTHVTTELVGTLGYIPPEYGQAWVATLRGDVYSFGVVMLELLTGKRPVEVFKPKMSRELVGWVQQMRSEGKQDQVFDPLLRGKGFEEEMLQVLDVACMCVSQNPFKRPTIKEVVNWLENVGNNPQAPK